From Candidatus Pedobacter colombiensis, one genomic window encodes:
- a CDS encoding TonB-dependent receptor plug domain-containing protein, which produces MKIKLVIPALLMLGICFSFAYKLADDPFSDLIKRLQEYNKKYAQEKVHLHLDKPYYAIGDDIWLKAYVINTLTSEPTDISKALYVELIDEKDNIKTQLKLPMNGGLSWGDIKLPDTLSEGNYRIRAYTQWMRNAGPEYFFDKTIKIGNSWANRVFTNTNYSFTKENNTEKVNAKIKFTDKKGEPYINNEVAYEIQLNARSITKGKATTNNQGEVSINFSNTQPALYKSGKIIATLTLPNKEKTVKNIPITATSNNVDVQFFPEGGNLIESLPNKVAVKAVNAAGHGEDVTGTILDNEGVEINRFETKHLGMGNFIVNPQPGKTYTAKVKFKDGSEQTFALPKVQTSGYVLSINNNSPDKIGVKIMMSEDLVGTNELKVVAQNNGNVYFVTRSPSQKQIITASIPKKELPSGIVQFTLFNGTNNPVCERLAFVNNVEDRINTTIENLKPSYSKRGKVDIDLLTRFGDKPVRGSFSVAVTNTASVKPDPENETNIFTSILLTSDLTGYIENPNYYFLDKDEKTVQDLDNLMLTQGWRRILWKSIINNTPPIDTFKPEKSIGISGTITSYGGKPLPNSKVTLFSSSGGFFMIDTLTDAQGHFNFNNLVFTDSTKFIVQGRTVKNKKSVDIKLDIVPGQIVTKNKNTGDLEVNVNEALQGYLTRSNNYFDELTKRGLLERTIMLKEVNITEKKNPAENSSNLNGAGHADYILTADMLQNCTTLAQCLQGRVAGLIIQGGVPYLMRNMSTGRAMQIIIDGMSVDSDFLDNIVPSDVETVEVLKSIGNTAIYGSQGGGGVLIITTKRGGGYNGTVFAPGIITYSPKGYNVTREFYSPKYDPATPDNRLDLRSTVYWQPHIVTDVDGKAKFSFFNTDETGTYRVVVEGIDMMGHLARAVYTYEVK; this is translated from the coding sequence ATGAAAATTAAACTCGTTATTCCTGCCTTATTAATGCTTGGGATCTGTTTTTCATTCGCCTACAAATTGGCAGACGATCCCTTTTCTGATCTGATTAAGCGCCTGCAGGAATATAATAAGAAGTACGCACAGGAAAAAGTGCACCTACACCTCGACAAACCCTATTATGCCATTGGCGATGACATCTGGCTAAAAGCTTACGTCATCAACACCCTAACCTCCGAACCAACCGACATCAGTAAAGCTTTATATGTTGAACTGATCGATGAAAAAGACAATATAAAAACCCAGTTAAAGCTACCTATGAATGGTGGTTTATCCTGGGGAGATATTAAGCTTCCTGATACCTTAAGCGAAGGCAATTATCGCATAAGAGCCTATACACAATGGATGCGGAATGCAGGTCCCGAGTACTTTTTTGATAAAACCATAAAAATAGGAAACTCCTGGGCCAACAGAGTCTTTACAAACACCAACTATAGCTTTACCAAAGAAAACAATACCGAAAAGGTAAATGCGAAAATTAAGTTCACGGACAAGAAGGGTGAGCCTTATATCAATAATGAGGTGGCCTACGAAATACAACTAAATGCCCGAAGTATCACAAAAGGCAAAGCCACGACCAACAACCAAGGCGAAGTAAGCATCAACTTCTCCAATACGCAACCGGCTTTATATAAATCAGGTAAAATCATCGCTACGCTGACCTTGCCAAACAAAGAAAAAACAGTAAAAAACATCCCTATCACCGCAACATCCAACAATGTCGATGTACAGTTTTTTCCTGAAGGAGGAAACCTGATTGAGTCGCTACCTAATAAAGTTGCCGTAAAAGCAGTAAATGCAGCGGGCCATGGCGAAGATGTGACTGGAACCATTTTAGATAACGAAGGTGTTGAAATAAATCGATTTGAGACCAAACACCTGGGCATGGGCAACTTTATCGTCAACCCGCAACCCGGTAAAACATACACTGCAAAAGTTAAATTTAAAGATGGCTCAGAGCAAACCTTTGCTTTACCAAAAGTTCAAACCAGTGGGTATGTTCTGTCCATAAACAACAATAGCCCCGATAAGATTGGTGTTAAAATAATGATGAGTGAAGATCTGGTAGGCACTAACGAATTAAAAGTAGTAGCCCAGAACAACGGAAACGTATATTTTGTAACCAGATCGCCTTCACAAAAACAAATCATCACTGCCTCTATTCCTAAAAAAGAACTTCCTTCAGGGATTGTACAATTTACCTTATTTAATGGAACCAATAACCCGGTTTGCGAAAGATTGGCTTTTGTAAACAATGTCGAAGACCGTATAAATACAACTATAGAAAATTTAAAACCTAGCTATTCGAAAAGAGGAAAGGTAGATATCGACCTGCTTACCCGCTTTGGCGACAAACCTGTGCGCGGTAGTTTTTCGGTTGCCGTAACCAATACCGCATCAGTAAAACCCGATCCGGAGAATGAAACCAACATTTTCACCTCCATACTGCTTACCTCCGACCTAACTGGTTACATTGAAAATCCAAACTATTATTTTCTTGACAAGGATGAGAAAACCGTGCAAGATCTTGACAACTTAATGCTTACACAAGGCTGGCGCAGAATATTATGGAAAAGCATCATCAATAATACGCCTCCTATCGACACTTTTAAACCGGAAAAATCTATTGGTATCAGTGGCACTATCACCAGCTATGGGGGCAAACCACTTCCAAACAGTAAAGTAACATTATTCTCTTCTTCGGGTGGTTTTTTTATGATTGACACCTTAACTGATGCCCAGGGTCATTTTAATTTCAACAACCTGGTGTTTACTGACAGTACAAAATTCATTGTACAAGGTAGAACCGTAAAAAACAAAAAGAGTGTAGACATTAAACTCGACATTGTACCGGGACAAATTGTAACCAAAAATAAAAATACCGGAGACCTGGAAGTAAACGTAAATGAAGCCTTACAAGGGTATCTGACGCGCAGCAACAATTATTTCGATGAACTGACTAAGCGTGGTTTGCTGGAGCGAACGATCATGCTAAAGGAGGTAAATATTACGGAGAAAAAGAATCCGGCAGAGAATTCATCAAACCTAAATGGTGCTGGTCATGCCGATTATATACTAACCGCCGATATGTTGCAAAACTGTACTACGCTTGCGCAATGTTTACAGGGGCGAGTGGCAGGGTTAATTATACAAGGTGGTGTACCTTACCTGATGAGAAACATGTCTACTGGAAGAGCAATGCAAATCATCATTGATGGAATGAGTGTAGACTCTGATTTTCTCGATAATATTGTTCCATCTGATGTAGAAACCGTTGAAGTCTTAAAATCCATTGGAAATACAGCCATATACGGCTCGCAAGGTGGTGGCGGTGTGTTAATCATCACCACCAAAAGAGGTGGTGGCTACAACGGCACTGTTTTCGCTCCTGGCATCATCACCTATTCGCCTAAAGGCTACAATGTGACCAGGGAGTTCTACTCACCAAAATACGACCCTGCAACACCTGATAACAGGTTAGATTTACGCAGTACGGTATACTGGCAGCCCCATATTGTAACCGATGTCGATGGCAAAGCCAAATTTAGCTTTTTCAATACCGATGAAACCGGCACCTACAGGGTGGTTGTTGAAGGTATTGATATGATGGGCCATCTGGCTAGAGCCGTATACACCTATGAAGTAAAATAA
- a CDS encoding enoyl-CoA hydratase/isomerase family protein has translation MNTIKVTIKDHLSLITLDRGKSNALNREMITELNDMLNNIATDPNICGVIITGKEPFFSAGLDLIELYNYDEAEAESFWHLFLNFIANITAFKKPLVAAINGHSPAGGCIIALACDYRVMAEGKYIIGLNEVPVGIIVPNSIFNLYAFWIGSANASRSLLEGKLFSPEEALQIGLVDELVNPASILTAAERKIRKYMAMERNTWEQSKLSIRKDLIASTSADQSEALAVMLKQWWAPTTRNILKTIIDNLQKK, from the coding sequence ATGAATACCATAAAAGTTACCATAAAAGATCATTTAAGCCTGATTACTTTAGACAGGGGCAAATCCAATGCCCTGAATAGAGAAATGATTACTGAGCTAAATGATATGCTCAATAATATCGCTACAGACCCTAATATATGCGGTGTGATCATCACCGGAAAAGAACCTTTCTTTTCGGCCGGACTAGACCTCATCGAGCTATACAATTACGATGAAGCCGAAGCTGAGTCTTTCTGGCACCTGTTTTTGAATTTTATAGCCAATATTACTGCTTTTAAAAAGCCTTTGGTAGCAGCCATAAATGGGCATAGTCCTGCCGGAGGATGCATAATTGCATTGGCCTGCGATTACAGAGTAATGGCAGAAGGCAAATACATCATTGGCTTAAATGAAGTTCCGGTAGGCATTATTGTGCCCAACAGCATATTTAACTTATATGCTTTTTGGATAGGCTCAGCAAATGCATCACGCAGTCTCCTGGAAGGAAAGCTATTTAGCCCCGAAGAAGCTTTACAAATTGGCCTGGTAGATGAGTTGGTGAACCCGGCAAGTATACTTACCGCTGCAGAGCGAAAAATTAGAAAATATATGGCTATGGAGCGCAATACCTGGGAGCAGAGCAAGCTCAGCATCAGAAAAGACCTCATTGCCAGCACCAGCGCAGATCAGAGCGAAGCCTTGGCTGTAATGTTGAAACAATGGTGGGCACCTACTACCAGGAATATATTAAAAACAATTATTGATAACCTGCAAAAGAAATAA
- a CDS encoding SDR family oxidoreductase, giving the protein MFNEPMLRDDALKGRTIVITGGGTGLGKAMGTYFLKLGANLVITSRKLDVLQKTAQEMEKETGGKVLALACDVRAYEQVEHVLAESIKAFGRVDSLLNNAAGNFISPTERLSANAFSSIIDIVLKGSVNCTLAFGKHWIKEKQSASVLNIVTTYAFTGSAYVVPSACAKGGVLAMTRSLAVEWGKYGIRTNAIAPGPFPTKGAWERLLPGDLAEKFDFKNRVPLKRVGEHQELANLAAFLISDFSGYINGEVITIDGGEWLQGAGQFNGLEAIPNEMWDAFEQMTRSAKGS; this is encoded by the coding sequence ATGTTTAACGAACCTATGTTAAGAGACGATGCCTTAAAAGGTAGAACGATTGTGATTACAGGTGGTGGCACAGGTCTTGGAAAGGCTATGGGAACTTATTTCCTTAAATTAGGTGCCAACCTGGTTATTACCAGCCGAAAGCTTGATGTGCTGCAAAAAACAGCTCAAGAGATGGAAAAGGAAACAGGAGGAAAGGTACTTGCTCTGGCTTGCGATGTAAGAGCATATGAACAGGTAGAACACGTATTGGCAGAAAGTATCAAAGCTTTTGGTAGGGTCGACAGTTTGTTAAACAATGCGGCCGGCAATTTTATCTCTCCTACCGAACGCTTATCAGCGAATGCCTTTTCCAGCATCATCGATATTGTATTAAAAGGTTCTGTAAACTGTACGCTGGCTTTTGGGAAACACTGGATTAAGGAAAAACAATCGGCAAGCGTTTTAAATATAGTGACCACTTATGCTTTTACCGGATCAGCCTATGTAGTTCCTTCGGCCTGTGCCAAAGGCGGTGTACTGGCTATGACCCGCTCTTTAGCCGTTGAATGGGGGAAATATGGTATCCGCACCAATGCCATTGCACCGGGGCCATTTCCTACAAAAGGAGCTTGGGAGCGACTATTGCCGGGTGATCTCGCCGAGAAATTCGACTTTAAAAACCGGGTTCCTTTAAAACGCGTTGGCGAGCATCAGGAACTTGCCAATCTGGCCGCATTCCTGATTAGCGATTTTTCCGGCTATATCAATGGTGAAGTGATTACCATTGACGGTGGTGAATGGTTGCAGGGCGCAGGTCAGTTTAACGGACTGGAGGCTATCCCTAACGAAATGTGGGATGCTTTTGAGCAAATGACACGGTCAGCTAAAGGAAGCTGA
- a CDS encoding ketoacyl-ACP synthase III, whose product MDRSKIAGIGYYVPKNVYTNTDLSRFMETSDEWIQERTGIKERRFADRLGETTTTMGIEAAKIAIERAGITAQDVDFIIFATLSPDYYFPGCGVLLQREMKMKEVGALDIRNQCSGFVYALSVADQFIKTGMYKNILVVGSEKHSFAMDFETRSRNVSVIFGDGAGAVVLQPTQKEGQGILSTHLHSDGADAELLAMFYPGASANKWLKDKPGYPDQELGGLFMTTEQLESGAALPFMDGPAVFKKAVVKFPEVINEALKANHLTAADIDLLVPHQANLRISQYVQQLLGLPDDKVFNNIQKYGNTTAASVPIALCEAWESGKIKDGDLICLAAFGSGFTWGSALIRW is encoded by the coding sequence ATGGATCGTTCAAAGATTGCCGGAATAGGTTACTATGTACCCAAAAATGTTTATACTAATACTGATTTATCGCGTTTCATGGAAACCAGCGATGAATGGATACAGGAACGCACCGGAATTAAAGAACGCCGCTTTGCAGATAGATTGGGAGAAACGACCACTACAATGGGGATCGAAGCTGCTAAAATTGCTATCGAACGGGCAGGTATTACTGCGCAAGATGTTGATTTTATCATTTTTGCAACCCTTAGTCCCGATTATTATTTCCCGGGATGTGGCGTTTTGCTACAGCGTGAAATGAAAATGAAGGAGGTGGGGGCACTGGATATTCGCAATCAGTGTTCCGGATTTGTATATGCCTTGTCTGTTGCGGATCAATTCATTAAAACCGGTATGTATAAGAATATATTGGTGGTGGGGAGTGAGAAACATTCATTTGCAATGGATTTTGAAACGCGTAGCCGCAATGTTTCTGTAATATTTGGCGATGGGGCTGGTGCTGTTGTATTGCAACCCACCCAAAAGGAGGGACAGGGAATTTTAAGTACACACCTGCACAGTGATGGCGCTGATGCGGAATTGCTTGCCATGTTTTATCCAGGAGCAAGTGCCAATAAATGGTTAAAAGATAAACCGGGATACCCTGATCAGGAGCTTGGTGGATTATTTATGACAACGGAACAACTGGAAAGTGGTGCAGCACTACCATTTATGGATGGGCCTGCTGTATTTAAAAAAGCAGTAGTAAAGTTTCCAGAGGTGATTAATGAGGCACTAAAAGCCAATCATTTAACTGCTGCTGATATTGATTTGCTGGTGCCACATCAGGCCAATTTAAGGATTAGTCAGTATGTACAGCAATTGCTGGGGCTGCCGGATGATAAGGTATTTAATAACATTCAGAAATATGGTAATACCACTGCGGCCTCTGTGCCGATAGCACTTTGTGAGGCTTGGGAGTCTGGTAAGATTAAGGATGGCGACCTGATCTGTCTGGCGGCCTTTGGGTCTGGTTTTACCTGGGGCAGTGCCTTAATCAGGTGGTAA
- a CDS encoding ATP-dependent Clp protease adaptor ClpS: MSTETKEETFTLEEILTSLKTVHRLILWNDDVNTFDHVIYCMMKYLDYSENQAEKIAWEVHNKGKCAVLEGSFTEMEVYRKILQQEGLTVTVD, encoded by the coding sequence ATGTCGACAGAAACAAAAGAGGAAACATTTACACTGGAAGAAATTCTTACTTCGCTAAAAACTGTTCATCGTTTAATACTTTGGAATGATGACGTGAATACTTTTGATCATGTGATTTATTGCATGATGAAGTATCTGGACTACTCCGAAAACCAGGCAGAGAAAATTGCATGGGAAGTACACAATAAAGGAAAATGTGCCGTATTGGAAGGCTCCTTTACCGAAATGGAAGTATACCGTAAAATTTTACAACAAGAAGGATTAACGGTTACTGTAGACTAG
- a CDS encoding thioredoxin family protein, translated as MINYNDIFNAEGLSYLAYRNLIDELLAAKKTTGSDHSDAMLHYTKMNVQRMNRVDKTVQLSEELFSGLNAIEGNYRFLVISEGWCGDAAQIVPVFDKMATAFPDKFDLKFVLRDTNLPLIDAHLTNGGRAIPVLLVLDNDGKVITKWGPRPQMLQDLLAEWKSQESDMMALAEKLHAWYAKDKTKTTQQELAALFSSLQ; from the coding sequence ATGATCAATTATAACGATATTTTTAATGCAGAAGGGTTGAGCTATCTAGCTTACAGGAATTTAATAGATGAGCTTTTGGCTGCTAAAAAGACTACCGGATCAGATCATTCTGATGCAATGTTACACTATACTAAGATGAATGTGCAGAGAATGAATCGTGTAGATAAAACCGTTCAACTTAGTGAGGAATTGTTCAGTGGTTTAAATGCTATCGAGGGCAACTACCGTTTTCTTGTGATTTCTGAGGGATGGTGTGGTGATGCAGCTCAGATTGTTCCTGTGTTTGATAAAATGGCAACAGCCTTTCCGGATAAGTTTGATTTGAAGTTTGTGCTTAGGGATACCAATCTCCCCTTAATTGATGCACACCTTACCAATGGTGGAAGGGCAATTCCTGTTTTACTGGTGTTGGATAATGATGGAAAGGTTATCACCAAATGGGGTCCAAGACCTCAGATGCTACAAGATCTTTTGGCCGAATGGAAAAGTCAGGAAAGCGATATGATGGCACTTGCCGAGAAACTTCATGCATGGTATGCTAAAGATAAGACGAAAACAACACAGCAGGAGCTGGCAGCTTTGTTTTCTAGTCTACAGTAA